A window of the Teredinibacter franksiae genome harbors these coding sequences:
- a CDS encoding TIGR03013 family XrtA/PEP-CTERM system glycosyltransferase — protein sequence MAYIRIRKHYLHLPYLVLGCVEMTGHGVIAHQLSELLTPPPEFNFFEHAPFWSQTVTYAIVMACCTLAMGVYGALTRESFTNMVLRTIVSFFLLGSLTFTLSGFVLPSITMHQTAVFWSLLASFIMVLLVRLAFTRVIDSNQLRRNVVICGSGNMAGFLVESAAQEGLRETQIVGCLGATFDERIPQGMQFEVPGDWLSFIQQHNISEIVVAQDERRRSEGGGVPLYEFLLLKLRSVHISEAVSFYEREFTRMKIPLLSTSWMLYSDGFHYSKSRDMAKRAFDLGISLTLCLLLAPFMLLTALAVFLETGRPILYYQNRVGYNGRHFRIYKFRSMRQDAEKGGKAIWAKKNDNRVTRVGAIIRNTRLDELPQLYNVIRGEMSFVGPRPERPEFVQELSEKLDYYDVRHTVKPGLMGWAQLKYPYGASEEDAKNKLEYDLYYTKNHSFLMDLLIMIQTVEVVLLGKGVH from the coding sequence GTGGCCTATATCCGCATTCGTAAACACTATCTTCATCTTCCTTATCTGGTACTTGGCTGTGTTGAAATGACCGGCCATGGGGTAATTGCGCATCAGCTTTCTGAGCTGCTTACGCCACCACCGGAGTTTAATTTTTTCGAGCATGCGCCTTTCTGGAGTCAAACCGTTACCTACGCTATCGTCATGGCCTGCTGCACCCTCGCTATGGGGGTTTACGGTGCGCTTACTCGCGAGAGCTTTACCAATATGGTGTTGCGTACTATCGTCAGTTTTTTCCTCCTTGGCAGCCTTACGTTTACGCTCTCAGGTTTTGTATTACCGTCGATTACCATGCATCAAACGGCAGTGTTTTGGTCGCTGCTCGCCAGTTTTATCATGGTGCTGCTAGTGCGCTTGGCCTTCACTCGGGTTATTGATAGCAACCAGTTGCGTCGCAACGTTGTTATCTGCGGCAGCGGCAACATGGCGGGTTTCTTGGTGGAGTCGGCCGCTCAGGAAGGGCTGCGTGAAACACAGATAGTCGGCTGCCTTGGCGCGACATTTGATGAACGTATTCCGCAGGGCATGCAATTCGAGGTTCCAGGTGATTGGCTTTCGTTTATTCAACAGCACAATATATCGGAAATTGTGGTTGCTCAGGACGAGCGCCGCCGCAGTGAAGGCGGCGGGGTGCCCCTTTACGAATTCCTCTTACTGAAGCTGCGCTCTGTGCATATTTCTGAAGCGGTGTCTTTCTACGAGCGTGAATTTACACGGATGAAAATACCGCTGCTATCGACCTCCTGGATGCTTTACTCCGATGGCTTCCATTATTCAAAAAGCCGTGACATGGCGAAGCGGGCATTCGACTTGGGTATCAGTCTTACGCTCTGCCTATTGCTAGCGCCGTTTATGCTACTTACGGCGTTAGCGGTATTCTTGGAGACGGGGCGGCCGATACTTTATTACCAGAATCGCGTAGGCTACAACGGCAGGCACTTCCGCATATACAAATTTCGTAGCATGCGCCAGGATGCTGAAAAGGGCGGTAAGGCTATTTGGGCGAAGAAGAACGACAATCGAGTTACCCGGGTAGGCGCCATTATCCGCAATACCCGTTTGGATGAGCTGCCACAGTTATACAATGTTATACGCGGTGAAATGAGTTTTGTTGGCCCACGGCCAGAGCGACCAGAATTTGTACAAGAACTCAGTGAAAAGCTCGACTACTACGATGTGCGGCATACCGTTAAGCCGGGCTTAATGGGCTGGGCGCAGTTAAAGTACCCCTACGGCGCATCCGAAGAAGATGCCAAAAACAAATTGGAATACGACCTGTATTACACCAAAAACCACAGCTTCCTGATGGATTTGTTGATTATGATCCAAACCGTTGAGGTTGTGTTGCTGGGTAAGGGCGTTCATTAA
- a CDS encoding XrtA/PEP-CTERM system exopolysaccharide export protein gives MITIKKLFRNAGLMLLSIMLVACGSNVVKEKPEYQPPENTDAYKIGVADALAINVWRNEELSVAVPVRPDGKISMPLVGDVIAAGQTAESLSERISEELTTYIRNPQVTVIVTNPSSADFQRRIRITGAVNGQLSMPYRDGMTVLDLVLQAGGLSEFASANKAKLYRKVDDKVKIYPIYLDDILNKGKLDSNYPLLPSDIVTVPERAF, from the coding sequence ATGATCACAATAAAGAAGCTGTTTCGTAATGCGGGGTTGATGCTGTTAAGTATCATGTTGGTGGCTTGTGGCTCAAATGTGGTTAAGGAAAAGCCCGAATATCAACCGCCAGAAAATACGGATGCATACAAAATTGGTGTTGCGGATGCCCTAGCCATTAACGTATGGCGTAACGAAGAATTATCGGTTGCGGTTCCCGTTCGTCCAGATGGGAAAATATCTATGCCTTTAGTGGGCGATGTTATTGCAGCGGGTCAAACTGCCGAGAGTTTGTCCGAGCGTATTTCTGAAGAATTAACGACCTATATTCGCAATCCTCAGGTTACTGTAATTGTGACCAACCCTAGTAGCGCGGATTTTCAGCGTCGTATTCGTATAACAGGCGCAGTAAACGGTCAGCTTTCCATGCCTTATCGTGATGGTATGACCGTTCTAGATTTGGTACTGCAGGCGGGTGGTTTGAGTGAGTTCGCTAGCGCAAACAAAGCAAAATTGTATCGAAAGGTAGATGATAAGGTGAAAATATACCCCATTTATCTCGATGATATCTTAAACAAGGGCAAACTGGATTCCAACTATCCATTACTGCCTTCAGATATTGTTACTGTCCCAGAAAGAGCGTTTTAA
- a CDS encoding XrtA system polysaccharide chain length determinant, protein MDSQQLKELFFALKLELVRYKSWCLAGFIVICCLVLAVGYTWPQTYKTSATLYADQTNIIEPLLRGRAQVTDIDGAKSAKDIIYTRKFLEEVIEEANLLQPGASPEVLEQKVKYLRGTIHIESVGKEYFKVLFASNNPDRTYDILVATIQSFISYTNRQKKEESYGAYKFIDSQVQAYKKQLEDAEDRLKVFKTKNVEGSEAAVTLRISNLRSEIESLDLSEEETISKIATLKKQLASESNFLQARSRLTVLEESKDQMLRNLEQLRLMYQESYPDIVSLKAQIAELDTQIDSVYEAEGVVGRSNNKGAENPLYEELRLQLSVAEVDLKAQTQRLKSLNRLLETGILRAEKVASNEAELSELTRDYDVTKNVYEEMLQRKESARLSMVLDIEGQGISYRVHEPAVYPLSSVGLKFIHFAVIAPLLALLVPIGLIVAYIMVDPRIRSTASLETGYGNLRLLGAVPYCYTSISTRILRRDALMLVGVFFLFILGYIAVVLNQLMVVE, encoded by the coding sequence ATGGATTCGCAACAGTTAAAAGAACTTTTTTTCGCGTTAAAGCTTGAGCTTGTACGCTATAAAAGCTGGTGTCTGGCCGGTTTTATCGTTATTTGCTGCCTCGTGCTTGCCGTAGGTTATACCTGGCCACAAACATACAAAACAAGCGCAACACTGTATGCGGATCAAACTAATATTATCGAGCCTTTGCTGCGTGGACGGGCACAAGTTACTGATATTGATGGTGCAAAATCGGCTAAAGATATTATTTATACGAGAAAGTTTCTTGAAGAAGTTATTGAAGAAGCCAATCTATTACAGCCTGGGGCCTCGCCAGAGGTTTTAGAACAAAAAGTAAAGTATTTGCGTGGCACAATACATATTGAATCGGTGGGAAAAGAATACTTTAAAGTGCTTTTTGCGTCTAATAATCCCGACCGAACTTACGATATTCTCGTGGCCACGATACAAAGCTTTATCTCCTACACCAATAGGCAAAAGAAAGAAGAGAGCTACGGGGCGTACAAGTTTATTGATTCGCAGGTGCAGGCCTACAAGAAACAATTGGAAGATGCGGAAGACCGCTTGAAAGTGTTTAAAACGAAAAATGTTGAAGGTAGTGAGGCGGCGGTTACCCTAAGGATTTCAAATCTTAGGAGTGAAATTGAGTCTCTGGATTTAAGTGAAGAAGAAACAATATCCAAAATAGCCACTTTGAAAAAGCAACTTGCTAGTGAGTCCAATTTCCTTCAAGCAAGATCTCGGCTGACAGTGCTTGAAGAATCCAAGGATCAAATGTTAAGGAACCTTGAGCAGTTGCGCTTAATGTACCAAGAGAGCTATCCCGATATCGTCTCGCTCAAAGCGCAGATTGCCGAGCTGGATACGCAGATTGACTCGGTTTATGAAGCCGAAGGTGTTGTGGGTCGATCCAACAATAAAGGTGCTGAGAATCCGTTGTACGAGGAATTAAGGCTACAGCTTTCCGTTGCCGAAGTAGACCTTAAAGCTCAGACACAGCGTTTGAAATCGCTGAATCGATTATTGGAAACGGGCATTCTTCGTGCGGAAAAAGTAGCCAGTAATGAGGCCGAGCTTTCTGAGCTAACACGTGACTACGATGTAACTAAAAATGTGTACGAAGAAATGTTACAGCGAAAAGAGAGCGCGCGGCTATCCATGGTGTTAGATATTGAAGGGCAGGGAATCTCATACCGCGTACACGAGCCGGCGGTCTACCCCTTGAGCTCTGTGGGGCTGAAATTTATACATTTTGCTGTGATAGCGCCGCTACTCGCATTACTAGTACCTATTGGTCTCATCGTTGCTTATATTATGGTTGACCCTCGAATTCGCTCGACAGCTTCTTTGGAAACTGGCTATGGGAATTTGCGCCTATTGGGGGCAGTCCCCTATTGCTATACATCCATTTCGACCCGAATTCTTAGGCGCGATGCGCTAATGTTAGTAGGTGTTTTCTTTCTATTTATTCTCGGATATATCGCAGTGGTGCTCAATCAATTAATGGTTGTTGAGTAA
- a CDS encoding FemAB family XrtA/PEP-CTERM system-associated protein, which translates to MDLKRLLTEFPTLELSTLLTDEQAITLANTLYAQISALQVSLKDLQAQKRELNAQFKLAKGDQQKLALLKAQSKSQSLAIKEKESELREHGLNLQALFEVQHKEEVWPPERFTTITRNTSSNNISVIEATDTDASRWNHYVNDHPQASAYHDYQWRSVIDLSFNHQSFYLVAESENKQVIGVLPLTWLNSKLFGSFSASVPYFNYGGVLADNSNIEQSLLRAAVALSKKLGWEHIEYRTCKEGLDLPSVSHKASMILPLPDTEEGLDKALGAKVRAQYRQSEQAQPATHFGGTELLDQFYEVFAQNMRDLGTPVYSKAFFRNILTTFPEQAKIIVITVDGSPAAVGFLLGYGEILEIPWASTLRKFNKYSINMWMYRQILGYAIDKKFIYFDFGRSSIDAGTYKFKKQWGAKPIQHYWYYQLADGKALPQLNPNNPKYKLAISVWQKLPVWVTKIIGPPLVKYLP; encoded by the coding sequence ATGGATTTGAAAAGACTACTCACTGAGTTCCCCACACTGGAACTAAGCACCCTGCTCACTGATGAGCAGGCGATTACCCTAGCGAACACGCTTTACGCGCAGATTAGCGCGCTACAGGTTTCGCTAAAGGATTTGCAGGCGCAAAAACGAGAACTCAACGCTCAGTTTAAGCTAGCAAAGGGCGATCAGCAAAAGCTGGCTCTGCTTAAGGCTCAATCAAAGTCGCAGTCACTTGCAATAAAAGAAAAAGAGAGCGAACTACGCGAGCACGGACTGAACCTACAGGCCCTTTTTGAGGTTCAACACAAGGAAGAGGTCTGGCCGCCCGAACGCTTCACCACAATCACACGCAACACATCATCCAATAATATTTCGGTGATCGAAGCAACGGATACCGATGCCTCGCGGTGGAACCATTATGTTAACGACCACCCCCAAGCATCGGCTTACCACGATTATCAGTGGCGCTCCGTTATCGATCTATCCTTCAACCATCAGTCCTTTTATCTTGTTGCTGAATCCGAAAACAAACAGGTGATAGGTGTACTTCCCCTCACGTGGCTAAACAGTAAACTATTTGGCAGCTTTAGCGCATCCGTGCCCTATTTCAACTACGGTGGCGTATTAGCCGACAACAGTAATATAGAACAAAGTCTATTGCGCGCCGCAGTGGCTTTGTCTAAAAAATTGGGGTGGGAGCATATTGAGTACCGTACCTGCAAGGAAGGCCTAGACCTACCTTCTGTATCCCACAAGGCTTCCATGATATTACCCCTGCCGGATACTGAAGAGGGGCTCGACAAAGCTTTGGGGGCAAAAGTGCGCGCCCAGTACCGCCAATCGGAACAGGCGCAACCAGCTACTCACTTCGGTGGAACAGAGCTTCTCGATCAGTTTTATGAAGTGTTCGCACAAAATATGCGCGACCTGGGAACGCCCGTTTACAGTAAGGCGTTTTTCAGAAATATTCTTACGACCTTCCCTGAACAAGCAAAGATTATTGTGATTACTGTGGATGGTTCGCCTGCAGCGGTAGGTTTTTTACTGGGCTATGGCGAAATATTGGAAATACCCTGGGCTTCCACACTACGCAAATTTAATAAGTACAGTATAAACATGTGGATGTATCGCCAAATTTTGGGCTACGCCATTGATAAGAAATTTATTTACTTTGACTTTGGCCGCTCATCAATTGACGCTGGCACGTATAAATTTAAGAAACAGTGGGGCGCAAAACCCATTCAGCACTATTGGTATTATCAGCTGGCCGACGGAAAGGCCTTACCGCAACTGAACCCCAACAACCCTAAGTACAAACTCGCCATAAGCGTTTGGCAAAAACTACCGGTATGGGTAACGAAGATAATCGGTCCACCGCTGGTTAAATACTTACCCTAA
- a CDS encoding XrtA system polysaccharide deacetylase: MVSPATTSSPSRRHAMTIDVEDYFHVSAFAKAIKPSEWDNWPSRVEHNTRSLLELFAEQNVKATFFVLGWVTERFPNLVKEIDEQGHEIASHGYSHQLVYNQSPEIFREETAKSKQLLEDIIQRPVVGYRAASYSITAKSFWALDILAELGFTWDSSIFPVHHDRYGVAGSPTQPYTIYTPCGATLLEFPLTTAHVLGMPIPAAGGGYFRQYPYALSKWLFKTASENGEKSLIFYLHPWEIDPEQPRIPDAGWLSNFRHYTNLSRCKSRLRSMLQDFEFTTVENVLKDSDVSLEFKTA, translated from the coding sequence ATGGTTTCACCTGCGACAACAAGTTCACCTTCGCGCCGCCACGCGATGACCATCGATGTAGAAGACTATTTTCACGTATCCGCCTTTGCCAAGGCGATAAAACCTTCTGAATGGGACAACTGGCCATCTCGGGTAGAGCACAACACGCGCTCGTTACTGGAACTTTTCGCAGAGCAAAATGTTAAGGCAACCTTTTTTGTTTTGGGCTGGGTAACGGAGCGGTTCCCCAACCTTGTAAAGGAAATCGACGAGCAGGGGCACGAAATCGCCTCACACGGCTATAGCCACCAATTGGTATATAACCAGTCACCCGAAATCTTTAGGGAAGAAACCGCTAAATCCAAACAGCTTTTGGAGGATATTATTCAGCGACCGGTGGTAGGCTATCGTGCTGCCAGCTACTCCATTACGGCAAAATCCTTTTGGGCCTTAGATATACTCGCCGAACTTGGCTTTACTTGGGATTCCAGTATTTTCCCTGTGCATCACGATCGTTACGGCGTCGCAGGCAGCCCCACCCAACCCTATACAATTTACACGCCATGCGGGGCAACACTTTTAGAATTCCCTTTAACCACCGCGCATGTTTTAGGTATGCCTATACCCGCGGCGGGCGGCGGCTATTTTCGCCAGTACCCTTATGCGCTGTCAAAATGGCTTTTTAAAACCGCGAGTGAAAACGGCGAGAAATCTCTCATATTTTACTTACACCCATGGGAAATTGACCCCGAACAGCCACGCATTCCCGATGCCGGCTGGCTTTCGAATTTTCGCCACTACACCAACCTTTCCCGATGCAAAAGCCGCTTAAGATCTATGCTTCAGGACTTTGAATTTACTACCGTGGAGAATGTGCTTAAAGACTCCGACGTTTCACTCGAATTTAAAACAGCTTAA
- the xrt gene encoding exosortase, with the protein MKKVKSLWPIFILPLLLLLFFGDTLAVLHRTWIQWDQAYSHGYLIVGLFLFWVTRATIAQESLVPDRSVGLALVCFLGMLFAWYAGRVIQVRLLEQLAVVALGWCYCWTLGGYRFALKLLAPFLIVLLAIPLWDVAISPLQDMTVTVVTKAVEWAGIAAFIDGNRVSLPYGDLVIADGCAGLNLFLVSLTVGSLYSYLYLRRPSSVVYCIGVLLILGIATNWVRVFSLVVIGYYSKMQSSLVEDHGSFGWMMFAVVLLMFFLLYRRVEVSEQGGYAPEESAITIKPTYKPIFWVLLLLMSGVYWWTTHIVAPDIVGQKDKNKNYNIYSNLQEVETVPWKPNFSGFDFEQHWQLPHTEKTYVSRYVYLNQEQGKELIYYSNEIAGKYRMEIIPVPNDLYSIPINAAKVQTEEGVFVVIWSYKVGPWFAASELSAKLLQLPTSFLRERSAELLVIYSYCGSSSEFCGDGIQLLKESSIVGVVSQFSGVVSTSEK; encoded by the coding sequence TTGAAAAAAGTAAAGTCTTTGTGGCCGATCTTCATACTTCCCTTGTTGTTGCTGCTATTTTTCGGTGACACACTAGCGGTTTTACACCGTACTTGGATACAGTGGGATCAAGCCTATTCCCACGGCTATTTGATTGTTGGGTTATTTTTGTTTTGGGTCACGCGGGCGACGATAGCGCAGGAAAGCCTGGTGCCCGATCGCTCGGTGGGTCTAGCGCTAGTATGTTTTCTAGGCATGTTGTTTGCGTGGTATGCGGGTAGGGTGATACAGGTACGCTTACTGGAGCAGCTGGCAGTTGTTGCGTTAGGTTGGTGCTATTGTTGGACCTTGGGCGGTTACCGCTTTGCATTAAAGCTGCTTGCACCTTTTCTCATTGTTTTACTGGCTATCCCCCTGTGGGATGTGGCCATCAGCCCCCTTCAAGATATGACGGTTACGGTTGTTACAAAGGCTGTTGAGTGGGCAGGTATAGCGGCTTTCATTGATGGGAATAGAGTTTCCTTACCTTACGGTGACCTAGTTATCGCGGATGGTTGCGCTGGGTTAAATTTGTTTTTAGTGAGCCTAACCGTAGGCTCATTGTATAGTTATCTATACCTCCGGCGTCCATCGAGTGTTGTATATTGCATAGGTGTACTGCTGATACTCGGTATCGCAACGAACTGGGTTAGGGTTTTTTCGCTTGTAGTCATTGGATACTATTCCAAGATGCAAAGTAGTTTAGTCGAGGATCACGGCTCGTTTGGCTGGATGATGTTTGCAGTTGTGCTCTTGATGTTCTTTTTACTGTATCGGCGTGTTGAAGTATCTGAGCAGGGCGGTTACGCACCTGAGGAGAGTGCGATAACGATAAAGCCAACATATAAACCCATTTTTTGGGTTTTGCTATTACTTATGAGCGGTGTCTATTGGTGGACAACTCATATTGTCGCACCAGATATTGTTGGCCAGAAAGATAAAAATAAAAATTACAATATCTATTCAAATCTGCAGGAAGTGGAAACCGTTCCATGGAAGCCAAATTTCTCGGGATTTGATTTTGAGCAGCACTGGCAGCTGCCACATACAGAAAAAACTTATGTTAGCCGATATGTGTATTTGAACCAAGAGCAGGGAAAGGAGCTAATATACTACAGCAACGAAATAGCCGGTAAATACCGAATGGAAATTATACCTGTCCCCAATGATTTATATAGTATTCCTATTAATGCGGCTAAAGTCCAAACTGAGGAGGGAGTCTTTGTCGTAATTTGGAGCTATAAAGTTGGGCCTTGGTTTGCTGCGTCGGAACTAAGTGCTAAATTACTGCAGTTACCGACTAGTTTTTTACGAGAGCGCTCTGCCGAGCTGCTTGTAATTTATTCATATTGTGGCTCGAGTAGTGAATTCTGTGGGGATGGGATCCAACTCTTAAAAGAAAGCTCAATAGTTGGCGTAGTGAGTCAATTCAGTGGAGTGGTGAGTACTAGCGAGAAGTGA
- a CDS encoding polysaccharide deacetylase family protein, with protein sequence MQIIQSWDTNSSMNTGKLVEKLADIASLEKLASIVLGQAVTIFTLHRAKVASHPHAGTNPEFLDTTLRKLHSSGYSFVSLEEVVNAGIKGRPLPEKAACFTLDDGYADQADILMPIFIEHNAKPTFFVITDMLDGKSWPWDEKITYVLETTTKSKIANPFSHLDKSQATLLVDTKAKKTIARRYLQTTAKEISKDQVTALLEELSQSCAVTIPEIPPTPYQPMTWARARELESQGAFFAPHSCDHSIFSKLSAEEAESQILQSWQRLKSELKSPVKIFCYPTGRLQDFTMEHMLFLEKQGFLGAVSFVSKPCNIRKISAERFKLPRIALPNTLSAVKRYASWIEKIR encoded by the coding sequence ATGCAGATAATTCAGTCATGGGATACGAATTCAAGTATGAACACCGGGAAGCTCGTTGAAAAACTCGCAGATATAGCGTCGCTTGAAAAGCTAGCCTCTATCGTGCTGGGTCAAGCTGTTACAATTTTTACGCTACACCGCGCGAAGGTGGCCTCTCACCCTCACGCCGGTACAAACCCGGAATTTCTTGACACAACGCTTAGAAAGCTTCATTCAAGCGGTTACTCATTCGTATCTCTTGAGGAGGTTGTTAACGCAGGTATAAAAGGCCGCCCCCTTCCCGAAAAAGCCGCTTGCTTTACTCTAGACGATGGCTATGCCGACCAAGCCGATATTCTGATGCCTATCTTTATTGAGCATAATGCCAAACCGACCTTTTTTGTAATTACAGACATGCTCGACGGAAAATCATGGCCCTGGGACGAAAAAATAACCTATGTGCTGGAGACTACAACTAAATCCAAAATAGCCAATCCTTTTAGCCACTTAGACAAGAGTCAAGCGACACTGCTCGTAGATACCAAAGCCAAAAAGACCATTGCCCGCCGATACTTACAAACAACAGCAAAAGAAATTTCAAAGGATCAGGTTACTGCACTTTTAGAAGAGTTGTCACAAAGCTGCGCCGTCACTATTCCTGAAATTCCTCCAACACCCTATCAACCAATGACATGGGCCCGCGCTCGGGAACTCGAATCTCAAGGTGCATTTTTTGCCCCTCACTCTTGTGATCACAGTATATTTAGCAAGCTATCGGCTGAAGAAGCGGAATCACAAATACTCCAATCTTGGCAGCGGCTTAAGAGCGAATTAAAAAGCCCCGTAAAAATTTTTTGCTACCCCACTGGTCGCCTACAAGACTTTACTATGGAGCACATGCTGTTTCTGGAAAAACAAGGGTTTTTAGGCGCTGTTAGCTTTGTTTCAAAACCCTGTAATATCAGAAAAATTTCTGCAGAGCGTTTTAAATTACCCCGTATCGCTTTGCCGAACACTCTATCGGCAGTTAAGCGATACGCAAGCTGGATAGAAAAAATCAGATGA
- a CDS encoding polysaccharide deacetylase family protein, which yields MNYLKQVVKQLLTVLKGTLLFRYNIRKHDHLWVIMYHRVLPKNSPAYAREEPGMVVCPEALEQHLELFKKHFEIVDIDSLSDLQPNSNTGKPRLIVTFDDGWADNFQYAFPLLKKHNVPACIYLVTDMIGTNRAFWPNIISKCVHNGWTNQLVGAFDIRPQTNTKIPTREHAAHLIQQIKTLPDTEIWSILSANGWDTAADDDDRLLNWDEVDAMHSSKLITFGSHTCNHFRLTSGLPENVVVHELTESASILEKRFGAPCLHFCYPNGDSSHIAEKGVENIYRTAVTTEKGINSPASNNLRLKRIGVFDDATKTPLHLRARLNG from the coding sequence ATGAACTACCTCAAACAAGTCGTAAAGCAATTACTTACGGTCCTTAAAGGCACTTTACTTTTTAGGTATAACATAAGAAAACACGACCACCTGTGGGTAATTATGTATCACCGCGTATTACCCAAAAACTCTCCCGCCTATGCTCGGGAGGAACCCGGAATGGTCGTATGTCCTGAAGCACTAGAACAACACCTTGAGCTCTTTAAGAAGCACTTCGAGATTGTGGATATTGATAGCCTCTCCGATCTACAGCCAAACTCAAATACTGGAAAACCCCGGCTCATCGTAACCTTCGACGATGGTTGGGCGGATAACTTTCAATACGCCTTCCCTTTGCTAAAAAAACATAACGTACCCGCATGCATCTACCTTGTTACGGATATGATTGGTACAAATAGAGCTTTTTGGCCAAACATTATATCTAAGTGTGTTCACAATGGATGGACGAACCAATTAGTCGGTGCCTTCGATATTCGCCCCCAAACAAATACCAAGATTCCAACGAGAGAGCATGCTGCTCACCTGATTCAACAAATTAAAACTCTACCAGACACCGAAATCTGGTCAATTTTGTCTGCGAATGGTTGGGATACGGCGGCTGACGATGATGATCGCTTACTGAACTGGGATGAGGTTGACGCAATGCATAGCTCCAAGCTAATCACGTTTGGAAGTCACACCTGCAACCATTTTCGGCTTACATCAGGCCTCCCTGAAAACGTTGTTGTTCACGAACTAACCGAAAGCGCTAGTATTCTCGAAAAGAGATTTGGCGCCCCATGCTTACATTTTTGTTATCCCAATGGCGACTCCAGCCACATAGCGGAAAAAGGCGTAGAAAACATCTATAGAACGGCCGTAACGACCGAGAAAGGCATTAACTCACCAGCAAGCAATAACTTGCGATTAAAACGTATTGGGGTATTTGACGATGCAACCAAAACACCACTGCATCTTCGGGCTAGGTTAAATGGCTAG
- a CDS encoding carboxylate--amine ligase, whose amino-acid sequence MNNNSPTKILILDACQRSALAATRSLGAFAHLYVVTSDTVEHTLAGSSRFSEQHFTYPDPVKKPDDFVRSVARFCCSEGISFIQPMTEITSQLIAINHKQFGSTIIPFSGIEIIRSIANKTSLMLLANSLSIPIPSTQYYASLKEWDYNKETDFPIVVKPSLSRFEHNGEWITTTVRIVKSAQELSSIISKDNYLKYTSFMVQEYIPGHGAGIFALYRNGRRKAHFAHRRIREKPPSGGVSVLSESVAASPTLISYADAMLEKVRWSGVAMVEFRISDEGTPYLMEINTRFWGSLQLAIDSGVDFPLLTYQAFTGSTNTSGEYRVGLKLRWLLGDFDSLYLYLRDARYTKMQKFQRLAVFFTPSFNCKNEIFRLRDIQPAWHELGNYIKNIFVK is encoded by the coding sequence ATGAACAACAACTCTCCGACAAAAATATTGATACTTGATGCCTGCCAACGCAGTGCTCTCGCCGCAACCAGATCGCTAGGAGCCTTCGCTCATCTATACGTTGTAACAAGCGACACAGTTGAACATACGCTCGCCGGAAGCTCTCGCTTTAGCGAGCAACATTTCACCTACCCAGACCCTGTAAAAAAACCTGACGATTTCGTCCGATCGGTAGCTCGTTTTTGCTGCTCCGAAGGAATATCCTTTATTCAGCCTATGACCGAGATTACTAGTCAGCTAATCGCAATAAATCACAAGCAATTTGGTAGCACGATCATCCCCTTTAGCGGTATCGAAATTATTCGGTCAATTGCAAACAAAACATCGCTTATGTTACTCGCAAACTCACTGAGTATCCCTATTCCCTCTACTCAATATTATGCCTCATTGAAGGAGTGGGACTATAACAAAGAAACTGATTTCCCCATTGTGGTTAAACCATCATTATCGCGTTTTGAGCACAATGGCGAATGGATTACCACCACCGTTAGGATAGTAAAATCTGCCCAGGAATTAAGTTCCATTATCTCAAAGGATAACTACCTCAAGTACACTTCATTCATGGTACAAGAGTACATACCGGGACATGGTGCCGGTATTTTTGCGCTGTACCGGAACGGTAGGCGAAAAGCACATTTTGCTCACCGGCGTATTCGAGAAAAGCCGCCCTCTGGGGGCGTAAGCGTGCTTAGCGAAAGCGTTGCAGCCAGTCCAACACTAATTAGTTATGCCGATGCTATGCTTGAAAAGGTACGCTGGAGCGGAGTTGCCATGGTCGAATTTAGAATATCCGACGAGGGTACCCCTTATCTAATGGAAATTAATACGCGGTTTTGGGGGTCGCTCCAACTTGCTATTGACTCAGGTGTAGACTTTCCCCTATTAACCTACCAAGCCTTTACTGGCTCGACGAATACCTCGGGCGAATACAGAGTTGGTCTAAAATTGCGCTGGCTTCTAGGAGATTTTGACAGCCTTTACTTATATTTACGTGATGCGCGCTACACAAAAATGCAGAAGTTTCAAAGGCTTGCCGTATTCTTTACCCCTTCGTTTAACTGCAAAAATGAAATCTTCAGGCTGCGCGACATACAACCTGCTTGGCATGAGCTAGGTAATTATATAAAGAATATTTTTGTCAAATGA